A window of the Lepisosteus oculatus isolate fLepOcu1 chromosome 14, fLepOcu1.hap2, whole genome shotgun sequence genome harbors these coding sequences:
- the LOC138242830 gene encoding uncharacterized protein: MTEVITPHCDARPISKLIKEKTDFRKKVHALWNINPSELVVAVLPSMHSADTYILRHSEFVSLKPDEWLIGETIECYFQVAKESMDLGKKVFLMNNNTTGVIMSGNRELMARQRLSKVNFENYEAIISFFNTGVHWKLLYLCAPSQKVFVVDPMGSDEMGDSTAAAKRFRDFQDAKERPRKRRLVEYHLAPKRDWSHQASRCLKLWGLCDADGRRHNEQFPGYSNIYRNKQQCQRNKKVVGRPVNQNS, translated from the exons ATGACTGAAGTGAtcacaccacactgtgatgcacgcCCCATCTCAAAActtataaaagagaaaacagatttcagAAAGAAG GTTCACGCCCTTTGGAACATCAATCCGAGTGAATTAGTGGTTGCAGTTTTGCCATCCATGCACAGTGCAGACACATATATTCTCAGACACTCGGAGTTTGTGTCTCTGAAACCAGATGAGTGGCTCATAGGCGAG ACCATCGAGTGTTACTTTCAAGTAGCGAAAGAATCCATGGACTTGGGGAAGAAGGTTTTCCTAATGAACAATAACACAACTGGTGTAATCATGAGTGGGAATAGAGAGCTCATGGCTAGACAACGTTTGTCCAAG GTCAACTTTGAAAACTATGAAGCCATTATTAGCTTTTTTAACACTGGTGTCCACTGGAAATTGTTG TATCTGTGTGCTCCATCCCAGAAAGTCTTTGTGGTCGACCCTATGGGGAGTGACGAGATGGGAGACTCCACTGCAGCGGCAAAAAGGTTCAG GGACTTTCAAGATGCGAAGGAACGTCCTAGGAAAAGAAGACTGGTTGAATATCATCTGGCACCCAAGCGTGATTGGTCACACCAGGCAAGCAGATGCCTCAAGCTGTGGGGTCTTTGTGATGCAG ATGGGCGCAGACATAATGAACAATTTCCCGGATATTCCAACATATATCGAAATAAACAGCAGTGccaaagaaataagaaagttgTGGGAAGACCTGTCAATCAGAATTCTTGA